Below is a window of Desmonostoc muscorum LEGE 12446 DNA.
CGCAGTCGATTCATCAACGAAGCTGTGCAATATTATATTGCTCAAAAAAGCTTAGCAATCTTAGAGAACAGTTAAAAAACGCAGCCATTCAACGCGCAGAACGTGATTTGGGTTTAGTACAAGAATGGTTTGACTTGGAAGAAGAATTGTGGCACAGAAACGAAAAGTAAATTATCCCAAACGTAGTGAAGTATAGTTAGTCAATTTCGCTCTAACTATTAGTACAGAGATTAAAAAAACACGCCCAGCTTTAATCTTACAAAACGATATACTAACCCAAACCGCTACTTTTGTCTTCGATTTCAAAAGTTTGTGGGGGAATTGACTTTTTTGGTTGATTACTTTGTTCTGGTGTCACATACTCGATTGCGAGATTGATGATATTTTATTTTTGGACAAACTCTTTTATCCCAATTCCGATACAAGCTATGACACTCAATTTATATTTACTGCGACATGGAGAAACTACTTTTAGTCAAAGTGGTAATTTCTGCGGTAAAACTGATGCGGAGTTGACAAGAGAAGGGATGCAGATGGCAGGGAGTTTTGCCGATGTTTATCAAAAATTGAAGTGGGAGGGTGTTTATGTTAGCCCGATGAAGCGCACAATTGCAACTGCCAAGCCATTTTGCGATCGTATTGGCATAAATATGCAGTTGCGTGACGGACTTAGAGAAGGTAGCTACGGCGAATGGGAAACGTATAGTAAATCGTTTGTCCAAGAGAATTACGCCCAAAACTATTTAAAATGGTTGACAGAACCCGCTTGGAATGCGCCACTAGGTGGAGAAACTGCGGTAGATATTGCTAACCGTTCTATGCCTGTAATTGCTGAAATTCAAGAAAAACATCCCCAAGGTAATGTTTTAGTAGTTTCCCATAAAGCCACGATTCGGATTATGCTTTGCAGTTTACTGGGAATTGATTTAGGACGCTATCGCTATCGGGTGAATATTTTGGTCGCGTCGGTAAGTATGGTTAAATTTGATGTTAATGGTCCTTTGTTAGAAATATTAGGCGATCGCCATCATATACCGGATGATATTCGCTCTCGTCCGGGAACATAATATTCCCTACTAGTACAGCACGGCGGAAATAAACAGACGGCTACCTGTAATACACAACTCGAATTACCCCCCTTAATCCCCCCTTATAAAGGCAGGGCTGTTTCATTCCATTTCAAACAGGATTTGTCAAGATGGTTAGCAAGAAAATTGTAAGTAAGCGTGACGAAGAGATGAACATTTAAGCACTGAAATATCAGTAAAATAGTTGGTTTCATCGGCACGCCAGTAACAAAATAACTAATTTTTAATCGCTAGAACCCTTGATTTTTAAAGCTCTTTGGGGAATGAATCAGCCCTGCCTTATAAAGGGGGGAAACTGGAAAATCTAGTTCCCTCCCCTTTATAAGGGGAGGGTTAGGGTGGGGTAAAATTCAGGTTTTTAAGCGCTTCAAACTTGTGTGTACACCGTAGCCGCAAGCGAGGAGGGGAGCGTTTGCTCCCAGCAAATGCTCTTTAGGGGACTGTATTGCAACGAAGTGAGAACCGCTACATAACCCCTTTCTCTTCTGTTGGGACGATGAAGTAAAATATTTATCATGCCATCATCAGCTATGAAGTAAAACGTCAGGCGAGGTTTTTCATGGCATTAGAAGGGGTAATTTTAGATATTGATGGCACGCTGGTTTTAAGTAATGATGTTCATGCAAATTCCTGGGTAGAGGCATTTGCAGCTTATGACTTGGAAGTGCCATTTGAAACAGTCAGACCACTCATGGGCATGGGTGGAGACCAACTGATTCCCAAAGTAGCGCCAGAATTAAATAGTGAGGAAGGAACTGGTAAAGCGATCGCTAAACTACGCAAAGAACTATTATTTGATAAATATATACCGCAAATTACTGCTGCCAATGGAAGCAGGGAGTTAATATTAAAGATGCAAAAATCAGGATTGCATCTGGTTGTTGCAAGTTCAGCGAGTTCTGAAGAACTTGAGATCATGCTCAAAATTGCCCAAGTAGATGATTTGCTCTCGGAAGTCACTACATCCGATGATGCCGAAGCATCTAAACCTGCTCCTGACATTGTAGAAGCCGCCTTAAAGAAAGGAAAAATGATACCTGATAAAGTAGTGATGCTAGGAGATTCTCCCTACGATATTGAGTCTGCCGGCAAAGCAGGGGTAGGTGTGATTGCTTTGCGCTGCGGTGGCTTTAACGATGAGCAACTGTCCCAAGCCCTGGCAATTTATGATGACCCAGAAGATTTGCTACAGCACTATGATTTTTGTATTCTGGGCGCAAATTTAGAATTATGAATTATACTAATTCGTAATTCGTAATTCGTAATTCGTAATTAATACACACTATAAAAAGCTTGATCCAGTTTGTTTCCAAAGCTTTAATCTACTACTCAAACAATACTAACTTTGACAATTGGGTATTATGAATTCAGTGTGAAAATATGCTCTAGGTCTAGCTACTAGACCTAGATTGTGTACTTGATCGCACTCGTTTAAATTATTTTAGGCGATGCCTACGGCGGTAAACTACGCTTTTAGATAAAATCCGAATTTCTTAATTACGAATTACGAATTACGAATTACGAATTGGTATTTACACACCCACAGCAGTTTTCACCTTTTGCCGCTGTTCGGTTGCAATTAACCACTTACCGCCAGAAGGGCCTAAAGTTATGCCACGACGCATCGGTTTAACTGGATAATTGTCAACTAATGCTAAATTCATTTGTGATAACACAGTTGCCAATACCAACTTCATTTCAAACATCGCAAACGCCATGCCAATACAGGTACGATTACCGCCGCCAAAGGGTAAATATTCGTACTGAGAATACTGGCGTTCTAAAAATCTTTCTGGCTTAAACTGCTTTGGTTCTGGGTATAAATCTTCGCGGTGATGCATTAAATATATAGAACCTGTGAGCAATGTCCCTGGTTGAAGTTCATAGCCCATAATTTCTATTGGTGTCTTGACTATGCGAGGGATAGTAAGCATGATGATTGGGTAAATACGGAGTGTCTCTTGGCATACCGCAGTTAGATAAGGTAAGCGAGAAACTTCATTCCAATCAGGATTTTCGTTAACATTATCTAACTCGGTTAGCAGCTTTTCTCGTACTTCTGGCAAATGATGAATCCAATAAATTGCCCATGTCAAGGCTGAAGCGGTGGTTTCATGACCGGCGACTAACAAAGTCATTAACTCATCGCGCAACTCAACATCAGTCATGGGTTCACCATTCACGTCACGCGCCGACATCATCAACGAGAGAATATCACTGCGAGAAGCATCTGGGTTATCTCTGCGTTCTTGAATCTCGCTGTAAAGGAGTTCGTCAATTTGCCGCATTTGAAGCAAAAATTTTCCCCAAGGACTCCAGTTACCCCAATCTACTTGCAGTGCGCGAATAAATGTGACGGAAGCACGCAAGGGGGAACCAGATAACTCCAGAACGGAACGCAACAGTCCTGACAATTTTGTGAAACGTTCTCCTTTATTTAGACCAAATACAGCTTGGAGTATGACTTTGAGCGAGATTTCTTGCATGGAGTCACGGATAGAAAAAGGTTCGCCAATTTTCCAACTACTGATGACTTCATGAGTGATATCAGCAATAATTTGACCGTAAGCTTTCATGCGATCGCCATGAAAAGGCGGCGTCAATAATCGCCGCTGTCGTTGGTGAGATGCACCAGATAGCAAGATTAACGAGTTTTCACCCAACAAAGATTTTAAAAGTTGCGCTGAACCTTTAGCGTCTAATTGCTCAAGTGGAGCTGTAAAAATCTGCCCAATTGCTTGGGGATTACTAAACAATACCATTGGGCTGTTACCAGTTAGCTGTAGCGAAAAACATTCGCCATGCGCCTTTGCAGATGTTTCCATCAGTTTCAAAGGATTAAAAATCCACTGAAGCAACTGTATAAATTTTGGACTTTGTGGACTCTCTGGCAGTTTCATAAAAAATACTCCGATTAGTTCTATTTACACTAACTTAGCAGAAGCAAAATTAAGATGTTCTTTTTGAACAAGAATTCAGTGAGGTACAAATAATCGTAGGGGCACAACATGTTGTGCCCCTACCTGTGTACTTCATTTATCTGAAATACTAAAATTATTCAGTAAGCAAGCTAGGAGAAGTTAACACAAACACATCCCTACTTCCTTGAGCAGCAATCTCTGGTTTGATGGGAGTGGTGAAGTGGAAAAAATCATGATCGTTGACTAATAAAAGTTCTCCAGAATTTAGAATTTTACTAAATACAGGCTTTTCTTTTTTGGCAGCATATAAGTGTGTTTCTCCACCTTGAATATTATCTCTATCTACTGAGAAAATCCCAATAAAATCAGTACCATCTTGATGGATACCTTCAGGTGCAGGATTACCTAAATTATCTGGCGAACAAATAGTTCTGATTTGATGAACTCCGATTTCTGCTTCCGGATGAAGTTTACAAGAATCAGTAAATGCTAAGACAAGATTTCTAAAAATATCAAGCTCTATGAGAGCATCATCTAATTCTGCAAACTCTCTTTTGATGTCGCCTAATAATGGATTATACTCTTTACTTTGGAAAAGGTAGCCATGAGGTAATTTAATTAACTGATCCTCAGAAACTATAAACCGAGATAATCTTCTCGAACGATAGTTGCCTTTGATGTAAGGATCAATAGGCATATTACTAAAAAATGGCTTGAAACCTTCTACATTAATTGAATTAACTTTTCTTAAAGTAAACAGAAAAGCGTATTCTAATTCCGTTGCTGTCCACACTTTTTGCATAGGATTTACCTCCTTGCACGTTGAATTTCTCCCGGATTTTTCTTTATGGGAGGGTTATGACACTTAGTATATGCTACTTTTTATTAATATGTTGTCAATTTGACTACAAAAATTGACAATCCATGATATATAAAGCCAAATTTCATCATCGGGTGTAGAGACGTTGCAATGCAACGTCTCTACATCTGTTTGAATAGGGAAAAATTGTGGAGTGTGGGGTATAATATCTGATTCGCCAACAGTTGTTATGAACTGAAATAATCTAAAATCTAAAATCCAAAATCCAAAATTATAGAAGGTTTGATGATGATTGATTGGCTTTATCGCTACCCGCCTTTGTATCCGGGTATTCTGCTAAAACGTTACAAGCGGTTTTTTGTAGACGTTCAACTTACTTCTGGCGAGATAGTGACAGCACACTGTCCGAATACAGGGCCGATGACTGGAGTATCGACTCCCCTAAGTGCGGTACAGCTTTCTAAAAGTGATAATCCAAACCGCAAGTTGGCTTATACCTTAGAACTAATTCAGGTACATGACAACGAGCCAACTTGGGTAGGTGTGAATACTGTTTTGCCCAATCGGGTGGTAAAGTTAGCTTTGGCGAAATATCTTTTTCCGGAATTGGGCGAATATAGCCAAATTAAGGGTGAAGTGGTTTATGGACTAGATAATAAAAGTCGAGTGGATTTTTTCTTGACAGGAAGTGGCGAGGAACGCCCAATTTATTTAGAAGTGAAAAATACAACTTTTTCTGACGGGAGATTAGCTTTATTTCCGGACACCGAAACTACCAGAGGACAAAAGCACTTGCGAGAATTAATGGCGCTGTTGCCTTTAACGCGTGCGGTGATGCTTTATTTTATCAATCGCAGTGATTGTACAGAATTTTCCCCTGGCGATCGCACTGACCCAGTATATGGTAAATTATTACGGCAGG
It encodes the following:
- a CDS encoding histidine phosphatase family protein, producing MTLNLYLLRHGETTFSQSGNFCGKTDAELTREGMQMAGSFADVYQKLKWEGVYVSPMKRTIATAKPFCDRIGINMQLRDGLREGSYGEWETYSKSFVQENYAQNYLKWLTEPAWNAPLGGETAVDIANRSMPVIAEIQEKHPQGNVLVVSHKATIRIMLCSLLGIDLGRYRYRVNILVASVSMVKFDVNGPLLEILGDRHHIPDDIRSRPGT
- a CDS encoding HAD family hydrolase — protein: MALEGVILDIDGTLVLSNDVHANSWVEAFAAYDLEVPFETVRPLMGMGGDQLIPKVAPELNSEEGTGKAIAKLRKELLFDKYIPQITAANGSRELILKMQKSGLHLVVASSASSEELEIMLKIAQVDDLLSEVTTSDDAEASKPAPDIVEAALKKGKMIPDKVVMLGDSPYDIESAGKAGVGVIALRCGGFNDEQLSQALAIYDDPEDLLQHYDFCILGANLEL
- a CDS encoding cytochrome P450, which gives rise to MKLPESPQSPKFIQLLQWIFNPLKLMETSAKAHGECFSLQLTGNSPMVLFSNPQAIGQIFTAPLEQLDAKGSAQLLKSLLGENSLILLSGASHQRQRRLLTPPFHGDRMKAYGQIIADITHEVISSWKIGEPFSIRDSMQEISLKVILQAVFGLNKGERFTKLSGLLRSVLELSGSPLRASVTFIRALQVDWGNWSPWGKFLLQMRQIDELLYSEIQERRDNPDASRSDILSLMMSARDVNGEPMTDVELRDELMTLLVAGHETTASALTWAIYWIHHLPEVREKLLTELDNVNENPDWNEVSRLPYLTAVCQETLRIYPIIMLTIPRIVKTPIEIMGYELQPGTLLTGSIYLMHHREDLYPEPKQFKPERFLERQYSQYEYLPFGGGNRTCIGMAFAMFEMKLVLATVLSQMNLALVDNYPVKPMRRGITLGPSGGKWLIATEQRQKVKTAVGV
- a CDS encoding 2OG-Fe dioxygenase family protein, which gives rise to MQKVWTATELEYAFLFTLRKVNSINVEGFKPFFSNMPIDPYIKGNYRSRRLSRFIVSEDQLIKLPHGYLFQSKEYNPLLGDIKREFAELDDALIELDIFRNLVLAFTDSCKLHPEAEIGVHQIRTICSPDNLGNPAPEGIHQDGTDFIGIFSVDRDNIQGGETHLYAAKKEKPVFSKILNSGELLLVNDHDFFHFTTPIKPEIAAQGSRDVFVLTSPSLLTE
- the sfsA gene encoding DNA/RNA nuclease SfsA; this translates as MIDWLYRYPPLYPGILLKRYKRFFVDVQLTSGEIVTAHCPNTGPMTGVSTPLSAVQLSKSDNPNRKLAYTLELIQVHDNEPTWVGVNTVLPNRVVKLALAKYLFPELGEYSQIKGEVVYGLDNKSRVDFFLTGSGEERPIYLEVKNTTFSDGRLALFPDTETTRGQKHLRELMALLPLTRAVMLYFINRSDCTEFSPGDRTDPVYGKLLRQAIALGLEVLPCRFDISPEGIRYLGLAKLKI